The nucleotide window ACAAAGGTGGTGGAGCCTCCGCATGACAAACGTCATACGGCGCTGGACTAGacatgtgtgtgtgtatatatcaATCAACGGACAAGTACCATATGCATGCCGCACAAACATGGTGACTGTACATGGTGCTTAGTATGAGTTGATTTCAGCTAAGGAGGACGTACTTTTAACTTTGTCCAAGCAAACTAACGTGCTTTACACCAAAGGCGCGCACAAAGTAAAATTTATTTTGTCCTTATCCCCTAATACGTATCCCGCAATAAAAAGATATCGGCATCAATTCCCCCGATCTGCTTGTCTAACCCCTCGTGCTGCCATTTGACGTTGATATGTGTCGTCTCTTGCTTCACATATTGTCGCGGGACAGTGACAGCAGAATTATACACCTTCGGATGTAGGAGTACAAATCTACCCTTTCACTAACCACGGTCACTTAGTATAGTAGTACTACTTCACTCGCCCAGCCAGCCAATCACGCACGAGCACTCGGCCGGCATGGCATAGCATTTACGCAATCGCGTCGCAACACCTAGCGGCTAGCACGCAGCGGCAGCGCTGGATCGCGCGGGACCAACCAGGCAGATCTCAACGGCGTGGTAAAAACGCGGGCGAATCGCGGGGCGGCGCGTTGGCGTGCAGACGAGCGCCGCCAGCCACACAAGTGATCTGCGGCCTGCGGCTGCGGATGCACGGGCCGGGTTAAAACGAGGGTGGTTAAAGGCGCGGACTGCGGCAGCGGTCCATTCCTCCGGCGCATCAGAGATAAGATTTTGATGCGCGCCCCGTCCACGTCGCGGTCTCGCGGTCGCGGGTGCCAGTGCCATCACCCCAAAACGTACTAGCCCTATTCGGGGAACGCCAGCGGCAACAGTACCGAAATGTGCCGGGCCGCGATATGATGCCCCGCGCCGACGTTTCGAGCGCCCGTACGCTCGCTAACTCGCTGGCTCTCTCGCTTCGCCCGCGCGGCGGCGTCGGCGCCCGGGCGCCGCCGGATCGGAGGAAAAAAACCCAGAGAGGATGCATGCTTGCCGCGCGCGCATACGcctaagggtgcgtttagatcaaaaaaattttggattttggcttactgtagcatttcatttgtatttgataattagtgtctaattatggactaattaggttcaaaagtttcgtctcgcgatttctcgatcttaattagtttttttttcgtctacatttagtactccatgcatgtgccgcaagattcgatgtgacagttactatgcaaaattttttggcaactaaacggggcctaacttCTTTCCGTCTAGGCCTAACTTCATTTCCTCCCCGGCCGGCAGGGCTCCTTCTCGATAGCCGCGGCGCGCGCGCCATGGGGCACGTCTCGCGCTCCATGCCAAGCTCTACCGGTACATGCCATTAGCCAACGCCGCCCGCGGACACGTGGTTTTTGCCTTTTCTCGGCAGGTGAACGCGACGGCGCCTCGACGAACCGCCAGCAAGCGCGCGCGGTTCGTTCTCGCCAGCACCGTTCGCGCGAGCACAGCTGGCTCGTGGCTCCTGGCTCCTGTAGATTGAGTTTGTTACTAGCTAGCTGGACGAGAGATTCCGTTATGGCATGTGACGTGATGGCCATTGATCGGTGGTAGACATTGATCCATCGATCAGTGACGTGAGAATGAGGAGGCCGGCTGCTGGACGAGAGATTCCGTTATGGCATGTTCTCAGCCCAGATATATGAGGGTGCAAGTGACATGGCACCACAGGGCATAGTGCAAATGGTCTAGCCATTTTAAAACTCGTCTGTATTATACATTACAGTCCAATAATGCAACCGAAACATAGATTACATATGCAGCTATATTAATTGTGCACACAACCTGCAGGTGCCTAATGATGACGGGCGACGACGGCTTTTATATCTAGCAACCAAGCTGCGGCTCAATTAGGAAATTCTGTAGGTATGTACTAGGCTACTAGCTAGCTAGTATGAACATGGTCCATGCGTGTGCATATGCATGAATCAAGCATACaaatatctttttcttttttgagctTTACGCATACAAatatctacatgcatgcaatataATTACCGTACAAATATCTATATTATATTATATCTATACTATATAtctacatgcatacaaatatCTATATTATATTTTCCCCGTCAACTACATGCCCGTGTGAACTGTCATGCAGTTAAATTAAGCAGTTAATTTTGTTTTGTGGCGGGGATGTCATGAACAGGGGTGGTCATGAACATGCATGCAGGCTAAATTATTTTATGCAGGGTTCAATCTATAGATGCAAGAGGCTAAATGGCTAATTAATATCATATCTGTGTAAGTATTGGCTAGCTAGATTTTTGTTTCAAATTGGCCTACCTACTTGCAATTaatcatgttcgcttgttggtttcaaccagcccaaaccaaccaACCAATAATATTTCCTCTCAcataaaaccagcaccagccagcccaaaccagctcacaaatcaaccagcgaacaggccgaaggtTGCTTAGCTCCGTACAAGTACGTGCTCGTGGTACTAGCTGTCCTGCGGTTCACTGAATGAGACTCCTACCACTATAACAACTGGTACTAGTTGCTGGCGATGCTGACTATAGGCAATGTCGGTATCATGGATTCTTCACGGGTTCCAGCTCACGCCGGAGAGCTGGTAGGGGTGCTGGAAACCGcatgtggcggtggcggtggcggcggccgcggcagCTTCCGGCGTTACTGGTGTGCCGAACATGGCGTGGTGGTGATAGGTTGTCGCACCTTGCACGCCGAGCGGGTTGAGAAATGTAGGAACGATGGCATTAGTGCAACCGCTGCAGGCGCCACTATCGACGGCACCGGCAGCCGCCAGGTTATTCCTCTCGGATGGCGACGACAGGGACGTGCCGCCGCCGTCAGTGGTGTCTCTGTTGTACCCATGGAACCTCTTTGCCGGCGGAAGCATCGCGAATGCCGACGCGTCCAGCCAGTTGAATGGGGTGGAGGAGGACGACGGGACGAGGAGCTGCTTGGTGTCAGCTGCCCTCGCCGCCGCGGCTAGCTGGCTCAGGGAGCTGGCGCCCGCTGAGAGGCCTGTGTCCTCTGCTGTGATAAATCCATCCAGGAAGTTGTCCTCGTGATGGTGGTGGATCAGCGAAGTGTAGTTATTGCCGTTATGATGAGCCGGCCTTCCTCCGCCtgcgacggcggccatggcagccgCGGCATGCGTCGGGTAGGCTGCCACCGCGTCCTCCATGGAGTCCTCGCACTCCATGCTCCTCTCGCCGGCTCCAAGCTTGTTGATCTTCTTGTAGATGCGGCATAACACCCAGTCGTCGAGCTGAGACACTAGTTAGAGCTTGATCACCACACTAgctatatattatattatattagtgAAAACATTCTGAGAGATTATTGATGCATGCATATGTTTGTTAATGCAATCTCAGGGTAGATCGGATTATGTTCCGTTCTTGACACTGTAGAAAATAGTTGCACACGTACCCTGAGAGACGCTGTGGCCTTGCCTCCGACGACGTTGCAAGGCGGCCGGCTGGTGGTTGAGCTCGCCGCATCCGCGAGGCGGTACTCGTGCATGATCCAGTTGGTCTTGAGGCCCTTTGGTGGCTTCCCGCGGTAGAACACGAGCGCCTTCTTAACGCCGACCTTCTCGCGGTTGCCACCGGACGCCATGATGGGCTTGTCTGTGCCAGTCGCCTTCCAGTAGCCGGACGTTGCCGCCCTGTTCGGCCGCGCTCCGTTGGGGTACTTGCGGTCCCTCGGGCTGAAGAAGTACCACTCCTGCTCCCCGAAGGTCGCCTTATCTGATCAACCATCATGTCCAGGCCACAGTATCGTACGTGAGAGTAGTATAtggcacatgcatgcatggaagtATATATGCAAGCTAGATGAGCATATATATAGTATAACACATAGTAGTATTACTTTATTATTTACTTCCAAAAAGTTATGCACAGTATTAAAAAGAATATTTTATTAGAAGTACTACACTGCATACACAATAATCACTAGCAGAACGAGTAAGATGAGATAATCATGCCAATAAACAATTCATCAATCAAGTTTGTTACACACGCTAGCTTTACGTACCAGGTAGCTCCCACGGATCGAACTTGTAAAGGTCGACCTCGGCGATGATGGCGACGGGGAGAGGCACGGACGCGGC belongs to Miscanthus floridulus cultivar M001 chromosome 4, ASM1932011v1, whole genome shotgun sequence and includes:
- the LOC136550294 gene encoding NAC transcription factor NAM-B2-like isoform X3 — its product is MRSMESTDSSSGELPPQKQPSSAPDLPPGFRFHPTDEELVVHYLKKKAASVPLPVAIIAEVDLYKFDPWELPDKATFGEQEWYFFSPRDRKYPNGARPNRAATSGYWKATGTDKPIMASGGNREKVGVKKALVFYRGKPPKGLKTNWIMHEYRLADAASSTTSRPPCNVVGGKATASLRLDDWVLCRIYKKINKLGAGERSMECEDSMEDAVAAYPTHAAAAMAAVAGGGRPAHHNGNNYTSLIHHHHEDNFLDGFITAEDTGLSAGASSLSQLAAAARAADTKQLLVPSSSSTPFNWLDASAFAMLPPAKRFHGYNRDTTDGGGTSLSSPSERNNLAAAGAVDSGACSGCTNAIVPTFLNPLGVQGATTYHHHAMFGTPVTPEAAAAAATATATCGFQHPYQLSGVSWNP
- the LOC136550294 gene encoding NAC transcription factor NAM-B2-like isoform X2; this translates as MPSAPPTLPLPACASVSGRLSSIATIPRAKPPKIPAQITRRPPAPSDPPNRQRNKPRISSSLSALLHTTRGGSAKLQGGIHTAGPAGVVASTVMRSMESTDSSSGELPPQKQPSSAPDLPPGFRFHPTDEELVVHYLKKKAASVPLPVAIIAEVDLYKFDPWELPDKATFGEQEWYFFSPRDRKYPNGARPNRAATSGYWKATGTDKPIMASGGNREKVGVKKALVFYRGKPPKGLKTNWIMHEYRLADAASSTTSRPPCNVVGGKATASLRINKLGAGERSMECEDSMEDAVAAYPTHAAAAMAAVAGGGRPAHHNGNNYTSLIHHHHEDNFLDGFITAEDTGLSAGASSLSQLAAAARAADTKQLLVPSSSSTPFNWLDASAFAMLPPAKRFHGYNRDTTDGGGTSLSSPSERNNLAAAGAVDSGACSGCTNAIVPTFLNPLGVQGATTYHHHAMFGTPVTPEAAAAAATATATCGFQHPYQLSGVSWNP
- the LOC136550294 gene encoding NAC transcription factor NAM-B2-like isoform X1, coding for MPSAPPTLPLPACASVSGRLSSIATIPRAKPPKIPAQITRRPPAPSDPPNRQRNKPRISSSLSALLHTTRGGSAKLQGGIHTAGPAGVVASTVMRSMESTDSSSGELPPQKQPSSAPDLPPGFRFHPTDEELVVHYLKKKAASVPLPVAIIAEVDLYKFDPWELPDKATFGEQEWYFFSPRDRKYPNGARPNRAATSGYWKATGTDKPIMASGGNREKVGVKKALVFYRGKPPKGLKTNWIMHEYRLADAASSTTSRPPCNVVGGKATASLRLDDWVLCRIYKKINKLGAGERSMECEDSMEDAVAAYPTHAAAAMAAVAGGGRPAHHNGNNYTSLIHHHHEDNFLDGFITAEDTGLSAGASSLSQLAAAARAADTKQLLVPSSSSTPFNWLDASAFAMLPPAKRFHGYNRDTTDGGGTSLSSPSERNNLAAAGAVDSGACSGCTNAIVPTFLNPLGVQGATTYHHHAMFGTPVTPEAAAAAATATATCGFQHPYQLSGVSWNP